The sequence below is a genomic window from Melospiza georgiana isolate bMelGeo1 chromosome 6, bMelGeo1.pri, whole genome shotgun sequence.
AGTGGGGGTGAGGCAGTCCTGTGGGCCAGGCTGCAAGTGCAGGCTTTGCAGTGACAGAGGTGGCAATTACTCTGTTGGTTGTGCCCCAGAGTCAAGCTTACCAGTTCCAGTTTGGACTAGAGTATGCCTGGACCTGCTGTATCTTCTCTGTTGTCATGACCTACAGCATCACCTGCCCTATCATCGTCCCCTTTGGTGAGTATGATCCCATGCCCATGGTCCCAGCCATGCCAAGAACAGCCTGtcccagccaccagcagcagcatgggAGTGCAGGCTTCCTGCATGGTACAGAGGGCACCCTTGGGCATCGTCCCAGggcctgccctgctgtccctgtggccTGGCTGTCCCCACTGCCCTCCATCCAAATGGCTCCTCTTGTCCCACCAGGGTTGCTCTACATGCTGCTCAAGCACATGGTTGATCGGTACAACATTTACTATGTGTACATCCCCACCAAACTGAACCAGCGCCTCCACGTCGCCGCCATCAGCCAGGTCGTGGTGGCCCCCATCCTCTGCATGTTCTGGCTGCTCTTCTTCTCCGTCCTGCGCCTCGGTAGGgagagcctggagctgtgccctgccactGCTGAGGGTCCTGTCTGATATTTGGGGGTGATGAGCCACTGGTGTCACCCTTGAGTTAGACGCAGCATGGAGGGTGATAAGGGTGGTGTGAAGACCTGGCAGATGAAGGAGGTGTCAGCTTGTATTTTGGGAAGGGGGTTGAGAGCTTGTAATACCCAAAGCAGGCACCAGCCTGGTGCTCAGCTGGACATGCAGCAGGTTCTTGGAGGCTTATATGCTGCCCCAGTGTCTCTGTGCTCTAGGTCCCACCCGGCCTGTCACCCTCTTCACCTTTGTGGTCCTCCTTTCCTGCATCATCTTCTCCTTCTTTGGCCTCTGCCTGAAGAAGCTGCAGCCACGGAAACCCTCAAGCTACCAGGTGAGCGCAGCCAGCCACCTGCTCTGTTCCTTCACCCCCGTGCATCCCCTCCTGGCTTGCCCTGGGGAATCTGAGATAGCACCTGGCTGTCCCTACCAAAGCTTTGCCCTCCCAACCATGATTTCCTCATGGCCTCCTTCTCCTCAGATGTCTGACCAGTCTGAGGGCGCCTTCAATGACGTGGAGCGGAGCAGCGTTTCCTCCACCCCTAACTCCAATGTGAGtaccccttcccagccctgctgtggccaTCTGCTCTCGCTCCCCGGGTCCTGATGGCCCCCTGCCCCCCGGGGCAGCTCTTTGTGGCCACCGTCCTGCAGGAGCCTGAGCTGAGCCTGACGCCGGCAGCCTCTCCGGCACACCAGTCCTATGGCACCATGGGCAACcacctggagccagcagaggaTGGGGAGGATGGGGGGCTGCAGAGCTTCGAGACAGAGCTGGAGACCGTGGAGGGCGAGTACAGGAGCGGCCCCGTGATGGAGAGCCAGGCTCGCTACCAGTGAGcatccctgccacagctgagaCTGTGCTGGGAGTGGAGGAcgtgccctggggcaggaggagccttCCCTGCACTGGTGGGGCCACCTTGCTGATGGAGCAGGGGATGACAAGACTGATGTGAGGGAGAGACCCCATTGCATGGGCAGTGGCAGGAGGGTCTGATGGTCCTTCCTGTTGCCTGCACTGGCTGAGCCCCCTAGtgcccccctgtccccatctgcCTCTTCCAGCACACATGGGGAAGAGGGGGTGCAGCAGAATAGGGAGAGGGTCTCTCTGAGAGGCCATGCTtttgggggcaggagggaggccCTGTCCCCTCTGAGAGGAGGAAGCAGCCCAGACAGCCCAGATGAATGTGCCTGCCACCACGCTGTCCTCTGGGTCCTCAgtggcaggggacagccacCCGTAACCCTTGCATCTCACCCCAGCCATCCACtgctcaggcagctctgctgcctcccctgctgctggcctgcaggctgctgcctgcccctcTTTGCCCATttcagcaggggctgctgaCATGCCTGTGCTTTGGTGGAGGAGGTGGGTGTCCCTACATCTGCCACCAGAGCCCCTACATGAGCACCAACAGCCCTGCACCAAGGTAGGCATCAAATGCAAGCCCAGCTCTTCCTCAGCCTCTCACCCCATCCCCCCCATCTTGTTGCACAATGCCTGTGCCCTTGGGCTCTTGAGGAGAAGTGGAAGGTCAAGAGACAAGTGTGTTTAATGGCTTTGAGGGCAGCTCCTTTTCACTCctcttccctggcagcacccatCGTGCTCATGCTCTCACTGGGGCTGCCCATGGGACCCAGAATAGCTCTGTCCTAATGCAACAGAACAGGGGGGACAGGTGGAGGCTGGCAGGACCTGGGCTTCCAGGTCCTCCTGGTCCACCACATCCTGCCTGCCTGTCCTTGTCCAcaagctgcagctgtgggatgCTCCCCCAGTAGCCACACTGCCTCTCAAGTGTGAGTCCTGCTGTGATTAGTGTAAATGTGCCATTACCTGCCCAGACAGCATCCCTGGAGTTTTCCAGCTCATCCAGAATACCTGTGGTGGCCTCTGGGGATGAAGGTTTATCCTCAttctcctcagctcctctcccaccAAAACCCACCTGGGCATGCTGGCTCCTCACTCAGCCCTGCTTTGGCCTCAGGGCTGATTTTCCTGCCCCTGATTCTCCTGCTAGCTTCAGAGCAGCCAGAGTTGCATCGtcccagggcagtgcagggagggaagggaggaaggcacagctctgccagccccagggctgctggcatGCCGAGTGCTGTTGTGTGAAGGCAGATGCTCCTTGGCACTGGTTAGCATTAGCAGTGCCACTGGGAGGAGGGGTagtgtgccagctctgggctgggggcaggttgagaagcagcccagcagtgagaGCATTAAGGGGGCCCTTAGGACGTTCCTGTGGGGCTGGTGGATCTCAGCTGGCTGGCAGTCCCATGGCCCCCGTCCCACCTGCGCTCCTGCACGCTGGGGCGGTGGCTGTGGCACCCTAGCCACAAAGGGGCTGCCTCGGGGGAGCCTTGAGCTCAGACACACCCTTCTAATCCCAAAAAGTTCCCTGGGGGGGTTGTGGCCTCCTGCCCAGGTGCCCCCGTGGCTgcccacagctcagctgctcccctcactgcctgctccagaggcagccccaggcagggcacgGGCATGCTGGTGGCCTCTCTGAGGGTGGAAGCAAGTGCCTGCTAGTGGCACTGTGTCCTCGGGAGCTCGGGCTGCTGGTCTGATTGCCCTTGGCTGCCCCTCTGCAGGAATGTGCCAGAGGTCTGTACCTTCTCGTGATTTATTGCTATGACCGTGCCTTGAATAAAATGACTtcacccagctgctgcctggcgTCATCGCCCCCATGCGTCTTCCTGGCACTGGTTAGGGGGAACCCTTGCCACTGGAGCCTTTTCCCACCTATGGGCTGCTTTTGACCCTGCCTGGGACATCCTGCACATGCTTCATGGCAAGGAGACTGCTTGGACACATCCCCACCTCCAGACTGCCCACTATGATCCCcataaaaacaaaccccaacatATGGGCAGAAGCAACAAAGTTTCAGGAGTGGGAGGGCACCTCACTGTCCCAGATAGACTGGCACAGCCCTTGGCACCATCCCCCCATTGAGGGTGGGCTGGGACACTCGTGTGCCTTTCTTGCCCACCTTCTGTCAGCAGTCACTGCATTGGCAGCGCTGGCTCAGAACACCACCAAAGGTGCAGATGCTGCTTGAGGGTAGCCCAAGGGTGgcctggagcccctctggaaCCACAGCAAGGGTCAGGGACAGGAGGAACCCATCCCATCTGAGGATGGAGTGGTGTATCCAAAGTTGAACTACCCACCAGCAAGTCCCAGGGAAGGGGGTGAACACCATTTTGGAAGTCCTTCTCTAGATTTTGAGAGAACAGTGTCCTTTTctgccctcctccctcccaAAATACACACTATTTTTTACCTCAATTCCTACTTGAATGATTTGCCTCTGGTTTCAGCAGGTTCCTCCTGCTGGCTCCTCCTCAGCTTCCCTGGAGTGAGCCCTGCCACTCTGGTTAATGGCACGGGGCAGGAGGCATGGGGAGGGCTTCCCTTTGGGTGAACACCTGGGAAATGTAAAACCCATCGCATGCCCCTACAGAGACCCCCCACGATTGGTAAGGAGAGGTAAACAGAGTTAACACcgggcagtgctgtgctggggagctgggcaggggctctggctgggagctgggcagggcccctggctgcagcttccccaggCCTCACACCGGGAAGCTCCCCAGGGCCTGCTGAGGGTGTCAGCCCTGGCACACTGCACTCTGCCTTGAACCCCGCTCACACCCCGCTCCCTGAGGGCAGCCTGCACTCAGAATCCCTCACAGCCAGGCCCAGCAATGGCATGGAGTCTCCcactgtgccagctgctggcaggcagtgacaggaccGTCCCCactgggcagcagccacagcaaaggGGAGTCTGTGGGAGCTTAGCAAAactccctgctggcacaggcagccaaAGATGGGAGTGCTGGTGGAGCCTGCCAGGCTGGCCCtaccctgcagtgccaggtttGGGCTCCCACCACCAGTCCTGAGACCAAGAGTGGGAAAATTAACTATCAATGACCCAAAGGGGGTATTTCTTTAAATTcagatctctgctgctctccatgccCTTCACAGCCCATCACACATTGCCTTTTGGAACAATCCCATCCTAAATGGGCAGCATGGCTGTCTCAGgatgtttttccttctctcctgtgccagggctgggatttccAGCCTTTGGAAGATGCTATTACAGACCCTGGCCTGGCTTCCCCACTCTAGGCACCATTCTTCCAGCATCTTTCCCAACTCTCACAGGGCTGGAAACCCTTCATGTCAAAGCTAGAACATGCTAGAAGACAGAACCTCCTGCATCCTcaccagctgctccctgggcagggttGCTGGAATGACTCTGCAATCCAGTTATGGCAGGGTGGATGATGCTCCATGGAACCAGACAGGACTTCATTATGAAGTCCATGCTCTGCTGCTGATGATGACCAGCACTGGGTGACCAATGGCAGGTGACCAGCAACAGGTGAGCCCATGCtatgacaaaacaaaaaaagcagtaTCTGAACAACAGAAAAGGGAATTTTAGGCTGATTGCTTAAAATTCTGATTCCCTTAGAGATTATCAGACTTGAAGGGTCTGAGCAATCAGTAGCAGGGTGTCTCTGTTAGCACCTCCACTGCTCACCTGCTGAATTACCAGGCACAAAAGCTCCCAACATGCTTTTGCTGGTGGATGCCTTCTCATGTCAGTCAAGCTGCACTACACAAGCGCTCCCAGTGACCAATATCTCCAAAGCTAGAATCAACAAGAAACTCCCCTCTGTCATTCTTTTTTCCTGGTCTGCTTGGGgcttttatattaaaataaacacaagGCATCAGAAAAGGCGAAGACTCactgttgttttttaataaacagtACAGCTGGGTATAAGAGGCACACAAACCAGTTCTCTTGGGAGTTACATAAAATGTGGCACAGAAGAGCAGACGTCAAGGAGCTGGGAAAGCtagagggagcagggatggtttgggtaGTAACACTCATATCCCACCCATCACAGAGCTGCCTACTTGTCACACGGAGCCAGGAGGTGTCCCATGATGCTGAAGGCTGATGCCCCATAACAGGGTTGCAAAGAGGACATTCCCAAACCCTCGTGCCCCCTACAGCGCCATCaaagccccagctcctccatccctcactACTGGGTGCAAGAATGGGGAGAACTCCACCTGACTCAGCTGATGGAGAGAGTCATGGGCCAGGATGGGCAGGACACCAccacactgcagggctgcaggggcagaacATGGTACCATGGGGAAGACAAGGAACACTGTCTGTTTCACAACACCTGTTAACTTTCCTCCAAACACACCTTGGGGGGGTTTTTGATGGTAGCCCATGGCACTGCACTAGAGACCCATCTTACAGGGCACCTCATCATCCCCTCCATGGCAGGGGCCTAGGAGACCTCAGTTACATTGAGCAGGCAGCTTTCTCCTGCCCCAGAGTGGAGGACATCTGAGAACAGGAGGAATGTGTCTTCAGAACAGGAGCATCTCAGACCTCAACACTGGGCTCCTACTGCcctgaagaagcagaaaaaagggTGCCTGTAACTGAATAATTGCTCCATGTCCTTGTCTGGGGCTAACAGTGGCCAGAAACATTGTTCTACATATTCCACAGTGACTTCCCCATAAAGATGAACTCTTCCTCAACGTGCTCAAGTTCAGCCCCTTCACAAAGCCTTCAGGTGCTGCCTCTCAGCAGTTTTCTGAGATTTCTTCTAGCAGATGCTGTCTCCTCATTGCTGTAAGCGTGAGGAACTCTGCAGATGGGCACTGTGAGCAGCTGGGGAGCGCTCCAGATTCTGACAGCATTGGCAGAAAgattccagctctgcttcctctgGCCAAGAGCCAGAATTTCTGGAAGCTGTTGCTATGACACGATTGCAACCTTCATTTTAAAGACATCTTTTccttggatttattttattttcctaaacaCAAAGCAGTAAACAGGCATTGctactgctgctgttgctgcattTCAGATAGCTCTAAGGTTAAACCAGCTGGCCAAATCAACACAAAGCCTTTCAGCTGACAGCCCAACCCTGCCAAAAGTAGTCTCACCTTGGGATTAATGTGACACCATTGCCTGAAGCACTCCTAGGAAACCTACTGGGTTGTGGCCAACCTGACACAGGGAAAAGCCAGGGATCCCATCCAGGTCAGaggcaaggaagaaaaaagcacCAGGATCAACCATCTGGTAGGGATATATTGATGATGGGAGAGGGGGAAAACTCTCTGCAAGGTTTGAGGACAGCCACACGGTGTGACCAGCCTTGCTCTCTTGCTGCCTTTTGACCTGGATGGAGCCAAATCTGTCACTGCCACAGCTGAGCCAGgtacagcagcacaggaggactGAGCATGTCAGACCTGGCAGGTAAAGCACAGCAAATGGGATTTTGGGCAAATAAGCCCAACCCCAAGTGCCAGCTGTCACCTACCTGGGGTAGCAAGAGGAGGGAAGATGAGCAAGCTAAAACCCAGAGTAGGCACCTGGGTGTTGGTGTTCCTGAAGGAACTTGGGGCAGGGTGGCATAGCTGTGCTGCGGCACTGCCAGGCTTTCTGCAGGGACAcgccctgccagccctgagcaaagGCAGACACACGCTCGTGTTGAAGCAGGATGGAACCAGGTGAGAGCCCTGCAGCAGTGTGAGTGGCAGACGCAGCCATGGGCTGGGGCACACAGCAAGACAGAGGTGGGGAGAGGCAGCGAGTGTGGTGTGAGActccctgtgctcaggagcGCTGCACggtcagggacagggatggctgGCAGGAGCTAGTCCCCTTCTGGGAGGCTCTCCCAGCCACGTTGCATGGCTTTCACCACAGCACTGTAGAGTTTGCTCCAAGCTTCCTGCACCTCTGGGCTGAAGGCAGCACCAAGGCATTTCTCCAGCATGTACAGCAAGGACTCGCCGACAGTCTGCAAACCAAACAAGGAGGTGTCAAGCTCAGCACCAGAGGATGACATTCAGTCTCTTGTCTCACTTTGCCACCTTTTTTGACTTCTACAGTTGCAGGGCGCCTGCTCCTCTTCCACCAACAGTACCAGGCCCCTCCAGTCCCTGGCTCATCAGAGGGGGCCCAGAACCAGCCCATGCCATCCtcttccctgccctgtgctggccctcACCATGGATGAGTGTGGAGTGGAAGTCAGGGAACAAGGGCTGACACTGCACATGTAACGCCAGGGGAGAGGTGCACATCCCGTTTCTGTGGCTCCCAGGTGCAGGTGGCTGGCCCCATCccttggcagagctgtggagcagcagagctgagcagtgccCTGATGTCAGGAGAGTGGATCAGACTCCATACTGGATGCTTAGGGCATGTCTCAGCGCCTCAGGCTTCTCCACAGGGCActgctcctcacagagctgggagcagccccatgCAGGAGCACCCTCCCACTGAGTCAGGGCTGGCGGGCATCACTGCCCCAAACAAAAGGGACCCTGCTGCCTCTGAAGAGAACACAAGCTAGCAATAGGAACGAGCCAGGTGTGGGTTAGAAAGCTTTTCTTCAGCCCACCCTTTCCCACTGCATTTCTGTCCATGCTTGACAGCAGGAGAGGAGTGATCAAGGGTTTAATATGGAAGATGCTTGGGTGTTACTGGCATGAAGGAAGCAGGGGCTGAGGTGCAGCAACCCCATCCCAGTGAAGACACAGAGAGGTGGATGCTCCCTTTTCCAGGTGGGGTGAGGTTTGCCCAGAGCATCAGATGCAAAGGATCCAGGGCAAAGGCTgagcctgcagccctgtggcACAGGAGAGACTGCAGTGTCCTAAACCATGGCCCTCTTCAAATAGTGGAAATGCTTTGCTCCCATCTATCCTTTCTGCCTGGGCTTACTGGGCAAGGGCAGAAAACAAGGGGAACTCAAAGGTTTCCCTCACTGGGGCAGTGGCACTACATTGCTATCAGCACCTTGGACAGGCTGCCCTGAGCCATCAGCTCTCTCCAGACAGCTGAAGCCAGAGGAAGGATGGGgcagctgagggctgcaggcaggggtgAGCAAACACAGCCACAGCGAGACAAGGGAGAACACCTCACCGAGAAAGACTCAACCTTCACACCAACTGCCTGGTGCTTCTTGCCAAGGTTGCAGAGATACTCTTCCAGGCAGGACAAGTTCTCCAGGTGGCTCACAGCAGCATCAATCACCAGCATCACCTAGCACAGGAGCAGAAAGGCAGAATGGCATTACAGAAAGGTTCAGCTTCCTTCCCAGAGGAAACAAAGTGTCTGATCCTCTACTTCACCCTTGTCAGCCTGACCCTCTCCCAGGCCAGATGCCCTCTGAGCTTTTCTTTGCTCTGCTGTGATCCATGTGTCCCATCAGtgaggctggcagcagcacacaccaCATCCTTCCATGGGACACCACCAGGGCTGCACAgcaagcagcactgctgacCACCCTGTCCCAGAGGGGATAAACAGCCACACAGCAGAGCACTTGCAGGTTAAGACCTAATGCTGATGCAGTCACTAGAATTCCCATGACCCCAGGACAACTGCATGGGAACCCCAGAAGCTGCCAGGACCAGAGTTTCCAATTAGAAGTTGCCAAAATGGTGCAGTTGTGAATAAGGCCACTTCAG
It includes:
- the NGB gene encoding neuroglobin isoform X2 — encoded protein: MMFQQLKDEPVQMHKDNWRKIQDHVHHPRLFDLDPDLLPLFQYNCKQFASPQECLSAPEFLDHIRKVMLVIDAAVSHLENLSCLEEYLCNLGKKHQAVGVKVESFSTVGESLLYMLEKCLGAAFSPEVQEAWSKLYSAVVKAMQRGWESLPEGD
- the NGB gene encoding neuroglobin isoform X1; its protein translation is MESGMPLSGGQRALIRESWRRLSGSPEQHGLVLFSRLFDLDPDLLPLFQYNCKQFASPQECLSAPEFLDHIRKVMLVIDAAVSHLENLSCLEEYLCNLGKKHQAVGVKVESFSTVGESLLYMLEKCLGAAFSPEVQEAWSKLYSAVVKAMQRGWESLPEGD